One genomic region from Dehalobacter restrictus DSM 9455 encodes:
- a CDS encoding NADH-quinone oxidoreductase subunit C — protein sequence MDKKMDRQALVAFLNEKMDAQAEVFEDNTEGSIKVSRLKLVETMQELRENPQYKFDVLMNLSSVDYPENFTVIYHLFSIEHKHYLTVKVEITKENPCWVPSVSSVWKAAQVHEREVFDLMGILFNDHPDLRRILLPEDFAGHPLRKDFTQQAD from the coding sequence ATGGATAAGAAGATGGATCGTCAAGCACTGGTTGCCTTCCTTAATGAGAAGATGGATGCTCAAGCAGAAGTCTTTGAGGACAATACGGAAGGTTCCATAAAAGTATCCCGCTTGAAGCTTGTGGAGACCATGCAGGAACTTAGGGAAAATCCACAGTACAAATTCGATGTTCTGATGAATCTAAGCTCTGTGGATTATCCGGAAAACTTCACGGTGATCTATCACCTGTTTTCGATTGAGCATAAGCACTATTTGACTGTTAAAGTGGAAATAACCAAAGAGAATCCCTGCTGGGTACCGTCGGTCAGTTCCGTCTGGAAAGCGGCTCAGGTACACGAAAGGGAAGTTTTCGATTTGATGGGGATTCTATTTAATGATCATCCTGATCTCAGAAGGATTCTGCTGCCGGAGGACTTTGCCGGACATCCTTTGCGCAAAGATTTTACGCAGCAGGCTGATTAA